From the Phaeodactylum tricornutum CCAP 1055/1 chromosome 24, whole genome shotgun sequence genome, one window contains:
- a CDS encoding predicted protein → MSRSKVDSVALVAEGLLHASPDVVHDALRCDEAARVVARWLDTLATCGSNRIRLPNKDLRRTTAKRRKRNPVGEFLPITTEAATTVQSTAITATATLSPQRSHWLWQILDGDSVASRQSVVRALLSHACTCPRCAAARVDLAKSHPRLVHTFRRNTHPASPQDSNSEESKPTRTLPSHNASIADPTEQHARLVRSLLHRLETHLGPGARVRGPPRNPSEPPVWPVVLESIALLQHVLLLDQNHHEPIDDQEWNSWLPLFLVWRTPRNPQANGGLAWLTQLAWHVAMIGMDRLPGQSHPYSNLVERTWNANVLAALLRWISRVVLCAPHEAQVPQIRAVARRYLWTRSSIPPLHSSSPPTTTTTPSPTTLQVAPDEDTLSPLATLVGLYHALASTSPPERVNSRSLATVLPLLHAMIQPRTNVYVPRMTATKTAETTDETPVGAAAGDVPIPPGSSPAVRELSAESVIMSGVEDDEDEDDDEEEEEDEDGDYECSPVKSYVSDLEQALPSSDFDDDHMDMVDEQEEEQVEHDEIGGNDNDDNDEDDTIAEEDADDDDEEEDDPVAERLLNRLRFQQLHPHSSDEDDGDDEGDGDEEDTQALASLDPPLEERRKLYLIAARNVLEMQYPHHPHTVVGAHSRQKYLNVAGEASLLQSVNVIVQPPKKPIQTKVILRRAPTQEEFFRGSLSTNPVALSQLPSADPIVADLRQHVADDLQMSDSAELIEILVGGKILDNQLRLRVVHATLWRDHLLEHGSGAAMSSQPSFFSSAGGLSVIFNSVARSGRSVTADTPVSQLPPMVATYRLAGVDGEATEDTIRELVDPDAPVAAASPAQVEEALEQQFGLTRLITEGRGLFVLLRSIQHNLMDTLRRIRRDDWEVKNWAREKFQADPPYPGLILLGYCAKLASNRKKMLQARAPTVLLTLLLEVLKALEEPNAAADSSTVSNATADKLQELIEILTSDISTSVSRRESGVSEDEGYASDSGQDASSMPLLLQSIETICLSAPLRNVIAKLLPFLTYGQANLSRELAQHFNRQIDLSRLAELEAEDSPSSSKSAILARTFVQTAISLPPNEVCNSLRSELIRCGFVDRLSSFIVEGMPNQPPTWSTALWPKGEGMEDLPKKKKRYKGKGTSIKRLLETSWKEYFARGGTKTAFGILSGLCQKHVETQSRLSRSPEFLRSCHWLEATSSNVSAGVDTRGLGLSAETLLDEIMEDNMKVSRLVNGVRQKTRMRKKELAEERRAKALGKISVGGMVMGKTTSMAATVNPDLQTGVRATAASFFSPVFGLFRDSSVAAQPRPAEDGMATAARAPIGKDKKSSEKPAWMDEMENMEDESGLKCAVCQEGRTLQPSELLGLYAFVKKVSIPLDHCGSRASIDGTMLLKALPKELPKSLVGSHTGNCWFLAGRSAGDDLNSTSSPSYCVGASGDSRRSLFTTTVSAGNAIHFSCHRRARQADQSHSKAPKAEWEGANLRNNRVKCNIILPLVSSSGCSKVPLVAVDSALSEHQASISSLLGATPTAMMWTVLHDVRLLLLRLAYGESLSVDCGGGSLASNVQLLYYQLSQADMYEKNAQVDQPEVSQHARCLSAGFLAACEIVKAKDFSGLNRSNLQRGVADAAAMAGLTSILFHNNHEDGHEDTASHRPPHPKRQWQIGKPLFLQGLLLCAGRRHAIQVEGSGCQTSIRRVRSSSFCDWDVQNDTPEKDTTVVPARRGRRHTAAKKASLWDFACPLRPMLTLFGILDGLSAEFSLHMEDVDVQQSAQRLVSKIELCQKCTNIDELLQVTGVEQSEEEIMDFFQQGILAA, encoded by the coding sequence ATGTCCCGTTCCAAAGTAGACTCGGTAGCCTTGGTGGCGGAGGGTTTACTCCACGCCTCGCCGGACGTCGTGCACGACGCCTTGCGGTGCGACGAAGCCGCGCGCGTCGTCGCTCGTTGGCTCGACACCCTTGCTACGTGCGGCTCGAATCGTATTCGTTTGCCCAACAAAGACCTCCGTCGTACTACCGCCAAACGACGCAAACGGAATCCCGTGGGAGAATTCCTTCCCATCACCACCGAAGCAGCAACCACAGTCCAAAGCACAGCAATCACAGCTACAGCCACGTTGTCCCCGCAACGATCGCACTGGTTGTGGCAGATCCTCGACGGGGACTCGGTAGCGTCGCGTCAATCCGTAGTCCGGGCCTTGTTGTCTCACGCGTGTACCTGTCCACGGTGTGCCGCAGCGCGCGTTGACCTGGCGAAGAGCCATCCGCGTCTCGTCCACACGTTTCGTAGAAACACCCATCCCGCATCCCCACAGGACTCCAATAGCGAAGAATCCAAACCAACGCGGACACTCCCGTCGCATAACGCATCGATCGCGGATCCGACGGAACAACACGCCCGACTCGTCCGCTCGCTCCTGCACCGACTGGAAACGCACCTTGGGCCCGGTGCCCGAGTACGCGGGCCGCCCCGGAATCCTTCCGAACCTCCCGTTTGGCCCGTGGTTTTGGAATCGATTGCCCTGCTTCAGCATGTACTCTTGCTCGATCAAAATCACCACGAGCCCATCGACGACCAGGAATGGAACTCTTGGTTGCCTCTCTTTTTAGTCTGGCGCACGCCGCGAAATCCACAAGCCAACGGGGGTTTGGCCTGGCTGACGCAATTGGCCTGGCACGTGGCCATGATCGGGATGGATCGCCTTCCGGGACAATCGCATCCCTACTCGAACCTGGTCGAACGAACCTGGAACGCCAACGTCCTCGCGGCCTTGCTCCGATGGATCTCCCGTGTTGTTCTCTGTGCTCCGCACGAGGCACAAGTGCCGCAAATTCGTGCCGTCGCACGTCGGTACCTTTGGACCCGTTCGTCGATACCACCGTTGCATTCATCatcaccaccaacaacaacgaccacaCCATCGCCGACGACTTTGCAAGTAGCGCCTGACGAGGACACCTTGTCGCCCCTTGCCACCCTCGTAGGACTCTACCACGCATTGGCCTCTACCAGTCCTCCGGAACGGGTCAACTCCCGCAGCTTGGCTACGGTTTTGCCCCTTTTGCACGCCATGATTCAACCGCGCACGAACGTGTACGTGCCCCGCatgacagcgacgaagacggcaGAAACAACCGACGAGACGCCAGTcggtgctgctgctggagaTGTACCAATCCCACCCGGATCCAGTCCGGCCGTCCGTGAACTCTCGGCTGAATCGGTTATAATGTCCGGTGTAGAGGATGAtgaggatgaagacgacgacgaagaagaagaagaagacgaggatggTGACTACGAATGTTCGCCCGTCAAGAGTTACGTGTCAGACTTGGAACAAGCACTTCCTTCTAGTGATTTTGACGATGACCACATGGATATGGTGGACGAACAGGAAGAGGAACAGGTTGAGCACGACGAAATTGGTGGCAATGATAatgatgacaacgacgaagacgatacaattgcagaagaagacgccgacgacgatgacgaggaagaggacgaccCGGTCGCCGAAAGACTCCTAAATCGTTTGCGCTTTCAGCAACTCCACCCGCATAGTTcggacgaggacgacggtGATGACGAAGGAGAcggagacgaagaagataCACAAGCGCTAGCGTCCCTCGACCCTCCTCTAGAAGAACGCCGCAAGCTTTATCTTATCGCCGCCAGGAACGTGTTGGAAATGCAGTATCCGCATCACCCCCACACTGTCGTGGGAGCGCACTCACGGCAAAAATATTTGAATGTCGCCGGAGAAGCCTCCTTACTACAGTCCGTCAACGTCATTGTGCAGCCTCCCAAAAAGCCGATCCAGACTAAAGTCATTCTACGTCGTGCCCCGACCCAAGAAGAATTCTTTCGGGGCTCCTTGTCCACTAATCCCGTCGCGCTGTCTCAGCTACCGTCGGCCGACCCTATCGTAGCCGATTTGCGTCAACACGTGGCGGACGATTTGCAAATGTCGGATTCCGCCGAACTGATTGAAATTCTGGTGGGAGGTAAAATCCTTGATAATCAACTGCGGTTACGGGTGGTCCACGCCACTTTGTGGCGGGATCACTTGCTGGAGCACGGAAGTGGCGCCGCCATGTCGTCGCAACCGTCCTTCTTTTCGAGTGCTGGCGGACTGTCGGTCATCTTCAATTCCGTGGCCCGATCGGGTCGATCTGTCACCGCGGATACGCCCGTGTCTCAGCTGCCCCCAATGGTGGCGACCTATAGACTGGCTGGAGTAGACGGCGAAGCGACGGAAGATACTATTAGAGAGCTGGTGGACCCGGACGCGCCGGTGGCTGCCGCGAGTCCGGCCCAAGTCGAGGAGGCCTTGGAACAACAATTTGGGCTGACGCGACTGATTACCGAAGGACGCGGTCTTTTTGTGTTGCTGAGATCCATCCAACACAACTTGATGGACACGTTGCGGAGGATTCGTCGGGATGATTGGGAAGTCAAGAATTGGGCCCGCGAAAAGTTTCAAGCAGATCCGCCATATCCAGGCTTGATCCTGTTGGGATATTGTGCCAAGCTGGCGAGCAATCGCAAAAAAATGTTGCAAGCGCGAGCTCCAACGGTCCTACTGACCTTATTGCTAGAAGTGCTGAAAGCACTCGAAGAACCCAACGCAGCAGCAGATTCGAGCACCGTATCCAACGCAACCGCCGACAAGCTCCAAGAGCTGATTGAGATCTTGACTTCTGATATTTCGACTTCTGTATCGCGTCGTGAGTCGGGCGTTTCGGAAGATGAAGGCTATGCCTCGGATTCTGGTCAGGATGCGTCTAGTATGCCGCTCCTACTGCAATCTATTGAAACCATCTGTTTGAGCGCACCGCTGCGAAATGTGATTGCGAAATTGCTGCCCTTTCTGACTTATGGTCAAGCCAATTTGTCGCGGGAATTGGCCCAACACTTTAACCGTCAGATTGACTTGAGCAGATTGGCGGAGCTTGAAGCAGAAGACTCgccttcttcttcaaaaagtgcGATATTGGCCAGAACTTTTGTTCAAACAGCAATAAGTCTACCACCGAACGAAGTATGTAACTCTCTCCGGTCCGAATTGATTCGCTGTGGATTCGTAGACCGCTTGTCGTCTTTTATCGTTGAAGGCATGCCAAATCAGCCGCCAACTTGGTCAACTGCATTGTGGCCCAAGGGAGAAGGTATGGAAGATTTGcccaagaagaagaaacgatacaaaggaaaagggACTAGTATCAAAAGGCTTCTGGAGACTAGCTGGAAGGAATACTTTGCCCGTGGGGGGACTAAAACAGCCTTCGGCATTCTGTCGGGTTTGTGTCAAAAGCATGTAGAAACGCAGTCTCGTCTGTCCAGGTCACCCGAGTTTTTGCGGTCGTGTCACTGGCTGGAAGCGACGTCGAGCAATGTATCCGCGGGCGTGGATACACGAGGATTGGGGTTATCTGCGGAAACACTTCTGGATGAAATTATGGAGGATAACATGAAGGTGTCCCGGTTGGTAAATGGTGTTCGCCAAAAGACACGAATGCGTAAAAAGGAACTGGCAGAGGAACGCCGAGCGAAGGCACTTGGGAAGATTTCGGTTGGTGGCATGGTCATGGGCAAGACGACCTCCATGGCTGCCACCGTGAACCCGGACCTACAGACCGGTGTTCGAGCCACGGcggcttctttcttttctccCGTCTTTGGATTGTTTCGCGATTCGTCCGTGGCTGCCCAGCCTAGACCTGCCGAAGATGGTATGGCCACGGCTGCGAGAGCTCCGATAGGAAAGGATAAGAAAAGTTCCGAGAAACCTGCATGGATGGACGAGATGGAGAACATGGAGGACGAGTCTGGCTTGAAATGTGCTGTTTGTCAAGAAGGTCGCACGTTGCAACCTTCCGAGCTCTTGGGATTGTATGCATTTGTAAAAAAGGTATCGATACCTCTTGACCATTGTGGTTCCCGAGCAAGCATCGATGGTACTATGCTGCTAAAAGCACTCCCAAAAGAATTGCCCAAGTCACTGGTTGGATCTCACACTGGCAATTGCTGGTTCCTGGCAGGTAGATCTGCCGGTGACGACCTAAATAGCACTTCCTCTCCTTCGTACTGCGTAGGGGCGAGTGGCGACAGCCGACGCTCTTTGTTCACAACTACCGTTTCCGCCGGGAACGCGATTCACTTCTCATGCCATCGACGAGCCCGGCAAGCGGACCAGAGCCATTCGAAAGCTCCCAAAGCGGAATGGGAAGGGGCCAATCTTCGTAATAATCGAGTCAAATGCAACATAATTTTACCTTTGGTTTCGAGTAGTGGCTGTTCAAAAGTCCCGCTGGTGGCGGTTGACTCAGCCTTGTCGGAACACCAAGCGTCAATTTCCAGCCTACTGGGCGCAACACCCACAGCTATGATGTGGACAGTTCTACACGATGTTCGCTTACTGTTGCTACGTCTTGCATACGGTGAATCCCTCAGCGTAGACTGCGGTGGGGGGTCACTCGCTTCCAATGTACAATTGCTCTACTACCAACTCTCTCAGGCTGACATGTATGAGAAAAACGCTCAGGTTGATCAGCCGGAAGTTTCACAGCATGCTAGATGTCTATCGGCAGGGTTTTTGGCGGCCTGCGAAATTGTGAAGGCTAAAGACTTTTCCGGTCTAAACCGCTCAAATCTTCAACGTGGCGTTGCCGATGCCGCAGCGATGGCAGGATTGACATCCATTCTTTTCCACAATAACCACGAAGACGGTCACGAAGATACCGCAAGTCATCGACCGCCACACCCTAAACGACAGTGGCAAATAGGGAAACCATTGTTCCTGCAAGGTCTCCTGTTGTGCGCTGGTCGTCGCCATGCGATCCAGGTTGAAGGCTCTGGATGTCAGACTAGCATACGACGTGTCCGCTCGTCATCATTCTGTGATTGGGATGTGCAGAATGATACCCCCGAAAAGGACACCACTGTGGTGCCAGCACGTCGAGGACGGCGTCATACTGCGGCGAAGAAGGCGTCCCTGTGGGACTTTGCCTGTCCTCTAAGACCAATGCTGACTTTGTTCGGGATTTTGGATGGGCTTTCGGCGGAATTTTCACTGCACATGGAAGACGTAGATGTCCAGCAAAGCGCGCAACGATTGGTGAGTAAAATTGagctttgtcaaaaatgcaCTAATATTGACGAGCTGCTGCAAGTAACCGGAGTGGAACAATCCGAGGAGGAAATAATGGACTTTTTCCAACAGGGCATCCTGGCGGCATAG